One segment of Rosa chinensis cultivar Old Blush chromosome 6, RchiOBHm-V2, whole genome shotgun sequence DNA contains the following:
- the LOC112174224 gene encoding pectinesterase isoform X1: protein MYSLRRRTKLLLLLLPTSVFILILFFSQSHFTNSPKPTKEFIIHVQKHNQVAHSTCQNTLYKDLCVSTLTSFPNLSSKSVPEIISSTVNKTMYEVIASNSNCTSIKKHTKTKLAAGQQQALDDCLELFDNTIAELKAVMSELNSKKSPAAKHYNHLRTLLSAAMTNQYTCLEGFDSSSSTAKAVKDELESRLNTTCKHVSNALVMLKKIPGVVEHETDEYGPMKKGFPTWVGSKARKLLQTSSANQTQFDLVVAKDGSGNFTTITDAVATAPNSSATRFVIYIKAGAYFENVEVVSKKKNLMFLGDGIGKTVVKASRNVVDGWTTFRSATVAVVGGGFIAKGITFENSAGPSKHQAVALRSGSDLSVFYQCSFVGYQDTLYVHSLRQFYSECDVYGTVDFIFGNAAVVLQNCNLYARKPNENQKNIFTAQGREDPNQNTGISILNCKVTAASDLIPVKSTFKTYLGRPWKEYSRTVYLRSSIDDVVDPAGWLEWNGTFALSTLYYGEYLNRGNGSDTSARVTWPGYRVINSSTEASQFTVGAFIQGNEWLNSTGVPYFAGLT from the exons ATGTATAGTCTAAGAAGGAGAACAAAGCTCTTGCTATTATTGCTTCCTACTTCagtcttcatcctcatcctaTTCTTTTCACAAAGCCACTTCACAAATAGCCCCAAACCCACAAAAGAATTTATCATCCATGTCCAGAAGCACAACCAAGTAGCCCACTCAACATGCCAAAACACACTCTACAAAGATCTCTGCGTCTCGACCCTGACCTCATTCCCGAACCTGAGCTCGAAATCGGTCCCGGAAATCATATCCTCCACCGTCAACAAGACCATGTACGAGGTCATAGCCTCGAACTCCAACTGCACCAGCATCAAAAAGCACACCAAGACCAAGCTCGCCGCCGGTCAGCAGCAAGCTCTCGACGACTGTCTCGAGCTCTTCGACAACACCATTGCCGAGCTCAAGGCTGTCATGTCGGAACTCAACTCCAAGAAGTCGCCGGCGGCCAAGCACTACAACCACTTGAGGACTCTGCTCAGCGCCGCAATGACGAACCAGTACACGTGTCTCGAAGGGTTTGATTCCAGCAGTAGTACGGCGAAAGCTGTGAAGGATGAATTGGAGAGCAGATTGAATACTACCTGCAAGCACGTTAGCAATGCCCTTGTGATGCTCAAGAAGATTCCGGGAGTGGTTGAACATGAGACTGACGAGTACGGACCCATGAAAAAGGGGTTCCCTACATGGGTCGGATCCAAAGCTCGAAAACTGTTGCAGACTAGTTCGGCAAATCAGACCCAGTTTGATCTGGTGGTGGCGAAAGACGGTAGCGGAAACTTTACCACCATCACCGACGCAGTGGCTACGGCTCCAAATTCGAGCGCAACCAG GTTTGTCATATACATAAAAGCTGGTGCGTACTTTGAGAATGTAGAGGTTGTgagcaagaagaagaatttgat GTTTTTGGGAGATGGGATTGGAAAGACGGTTGTGAAAGCGAGTAGGAACGTTGTCGACGGCTGGACTACTTTCCGATCGGCCACCGTCG CCGTGGTCGGAGGAGGGTTCATAGCCAAAGGCATAACCTTCGAGAACTCAGCCGGACCAAGCAAGCACCAAGCCGTAGCCCTCCGCTCCGGCTCGGACCTCTCCGTCTTCTACCAATGCAGCTTCGTCGGCTACCAAGACACTCTCTACGTCCACTCCCTCCGCCAGTTCTACAGCGAATGCGACGTCTACGGCACCGTCGACTTCATCTTCGGCAACGCCGCCGTCGTCTTGCAGAACTGCAACCTCTACGCGCGAAAGCCCAACGAGAACCAGAAGAACATCTTCACCGCCCAGGGCCGCGAGGACCCCAACCAGAACACCGGAATCTCCATCCTCAACTGCAAGGTCACCGCCGCGTCCGACCTCATTCCGGTCAAGTCCACGTTCAAGACGTATCTGGGCCGTCCGTGGAAGGAGTACTCCCGGACCGTTTATCTCAGGTCGAGTATCGACGACGTGGTGGACCCCGCCGGCTGGTTGGAGTGGAATGGCACGTTTGCGCTGAGCACGTTGTATTATGGAGAGTATTTGAACCGGGGAAACGGGTCGGATACGAGCGCCAGGGTGACGTGGCCGGGTTATCGGGTTATTAATAGCTCCACGGAGGCGAGTCAGTTCACGGTTGGGGCGTTTATACAAGGAAATGAGTGGCTCAATTCTACCGGAGTTCCGTACTTTGCTGGTTTAACATAA
- the LOC112174224 gene encoding pectinesterase isoform X2 produces the protein MFLGDGIGKTVVKASRNVVDGWTTFRSATVAVVGGGFIAKGITFENSAGPSKHQAVALRSGSDLSVFYQCSFVGYQDTLYVHSLRQFYSECDVYGTVDFIFGNAAVVLQNCNLYARKPNENQKNIFTAQGREDPNQNTGISILNCKVTAASDLIPVKSTFKTYLGRPWKEYSRTVYLRSSIDDVVDPAGWLEWNGTFALSTLYYGEYLNRGNGSDTSARVTWPGYRVINSSTEASQFTVGAFIQGNEWLNSTGVPYFAGLT, from the exons ATGTTTTTGGGAGATGGGATTGGAAAGACGGTTGTGAAAGCGAGTAGGAACGTTGTCGACGGCTGGACTACTTTCCGATCGGCCACCGTCG CCGTGGTCGGAGGAGGGTTCATAGCCAAAGGCATAACCTTCGAGAACTCAGCCGGACCAAGCAAGCACCAAGCCGTAGCCCTCCGCTCCGGCTCGGACCTCTCCGTCTTCTACCAATGCAGCTTCGTCGGCTACCAAGACACTCTCTACGTCCACTCCCTCCGCCAGTTCTACAGCGAATGCGACGTCTACGGCACCGTCGACTTCATCTTCGGCAACGCCGCCGTCGTCTTGCAGAACTGCAACCTCTACGCGCGAAAGCCCAACGAGAACCAGAAGAACATCTTCACCGCCCAGGGCCGCGAGGACCCCAACCAGAACACCGGAATCTCCATCCTCAACTGCAAGGTCACCGCCGCGTCCGACCTCATTCCGGTCAAGTCCACGTTCAAGACGTATCTGGGCCGTCCGTGGAAGGAGTACTCCCGGACCGTTTATCTCAGGTCGAGTATCGACGACGTGGTGGACCCCGCCGGCTGGTTGGAGTGGAATGGCACGTTTGCGCTGAGCACGTTGTATTATGGAGAGTATTTGAACCGGGGAAACGGGTCGGATACGAGCGCCAGGGTGACGTGGCCGGGTTATCGGGTTATTAATAGCTCCACGGAGGCGAGTCAGTTCACGGTTGGGGCGTTTATACAAGGAAATGAGTGGCTCAATTCTACCGGAGTTCCGTACTTTGCTGGTTTAACATAA
- the LOC112174225 gene encoding uncharacterized protein LOC112174225, translating to MHPRLRPPSIPRPTRKAGAGVQLLESEIRQLCSTSKDIFLQQPNLLEHPSRFVVKAKVEEIAPGVATGMILSLRESLHYYLRMILQSAKWNMMLQNLRFRSGILHFSWRKQRKRKLHS from the exons ATGCATCCCCGTCTTCGACCTCCATCAAT TCCGAGGCCGACCCGGAAAGCAGGTGCAGGCGTGCAGCTATTGGAGTCCGAGATCCGACAACTCTGCTCTACCTCTAAAGATATCTTCTTGCAACAACCCAATTTGTTAGAGCACCCATCAAGATTTGtg GTTAAAGCAAAAGTTGAAGAAATTGCTCCCGGTGTTGCAACAGGAATGATTTTGTCTCTGCGTGAGAG TCTTCATTACTATCTAAGGATGATCTTGCAAAGTGCCAA ATGGAATATGATGCTGCAAAATCTGAGGTTCAGAAGTGGCATTCTGCATTTCAG ttggagaaagcaaagaaaaaggaagCTGCATTCATAG
- the LOC112169185 gene encoding endoglucanase 17: MASSGFSFTLGLLLSCIFTTLILCNATIPGHYHNPVHRHRHHPRVASHNYKDALTKSILFFEGQRSGKLPPNQRLNWRRDSGLSDGSALHVDLVGGYYDAGDNVKFGFPMAFTTTMLSWSVIEFGGLMKGELQNAKEAIRWATDYLLKATAHPGTIYVQVGDANRDHACWERPEDMDTPRSVYKIDANTPGSEVAGETAAALAAASLVFRRSDPVYSKLLVRRAMRVFEFADKHRGAYSNGLKKYVCPFYCDYSGYQDELLWGAAWLHKATKNPTYLGYIQTNGQILGAAQFDNTFGWDNKHVGARILLSKAFLVQKLPALHEYKGHSDNFICSILPGSSSTQYTPGGLLFKMNDSNMQYVTSTSFMILAYAKYLTSSHQVVNCGGTTVTPKRLKAIAKRQVDYLLGDNPMKMSYMVGYGPRYPQRIHHRGSSLPCMASHPAKIQCSSGFSVMKSQSPNPNILVGAVIGGPDQNDRFPDDRSDYEQSEPATYINAPLVGALAYLAHSFGQL, from the exons ATGGCTTCCTCTGGTTTCTCTTTCACACTGGGCCTCCTACTCTCTTGCATTTTCACCACCCTCATTCTCTGCAATGCCACCATTCCTGGCCATTACCACAACCCAGTCCACCGTCACCGCCACCATCCCCGCGTCGCCAGTCACAATTACAAAGATGCCCTCACCAAGTCAATCCTCTTCTTTGAAGGGCAGAGGTCTGGGAAGCTCCCTCCTAACCAGAGGCTTAACTGGAGGAGAGACTCTGGTCTCTCGGATGGCTCAGCCTTACAT GTTGATTTGGTTGGGGGGTACTATGATGCAGGGGACAATGTCAAGTTTGGGTTCCCCATGGCTTTCACCACCACCATGCTTTCATGGAGTGTGATTGAGTTTGGTGGGTTGATGAAGGGTGAGTTGCAGAATGCTAAAGAAGCCATTCGTTGGGCCACTGATTACCTCCTCAAAGCAACAGCCCACCCAGGCACCATTTATGTCCAG GTTGGAGATGCTAACAGGGACCACGCTTGTTGGGAGAGACCAGAGGACATGGACACCCCAAGAAGTGTTTACAAGATTGACGCAAATACCCCTGGTTCTGAAGTAGCAGGTGAAACTGCTGCTGCTCTTGCTGCTGCTTCATTGGTCTTCAGGAGAAGTGACCCCGTTTACTCCAAGCTTTTGGTCAGGAGGGCTATGAGG GTGTTTGAGTTTGCTGATAAGCACAGGGGAGCCTACAGCAATGGATTGAAGAAATATGTGTGCCCATTCTATTGTGACTACTCAGGATATCAG GACGAATTATTATGGGGAGCTGCTTGGCTACACAAGGCCACCAAGAACCCAACCTACCTTGGCTACATTCAAACTAATGGCCAGATTCTCGGTGCTGCGCAGTTCGATAACACATTCGGATGGGATAACAAGCATGTTGGAGCAAGAATTCTTCTCTCCAAG GCATTCCTGGTCCAGAAGCTACCAGCCCTCCATGAATACAAAGGGCATTCTGATAATTTCATCTGCTCCATCCTACCAGGCTCTTCATCAACCCAATACACCCCAG GTGGtcttttgttcaaaatgaaCGATAGCAACATGCAATATGTGACCTCTACTTCCTTCATGATCTTGGCCTATGCCAAGTACTTAACCTCTTCGCACCAGGTGGTTAACTGTGGTGGCACCACTGTCACCCCAAAGAGACTCAAAGCCATTGCCAAAAGACAG GTGGACTATTTACTAGGAGACAACCCCATGAAGATGTCCTACATGGTGGGGTATGGGCCAAGGTACCCACAGAGGATCCACCACAGGGGCTCATCACTACCCTGCATGGCCTCACACCCGGCCAAGATCCAGTGCTCCTCAGGCTTCAGTGTGATGAAGTCCCAGTCTCCCAACCCCAATATCTTAGTGGGTGCTGTGATTGGTGGGCCGGACCAGAACGACAGATTCCCCGATGACCGGTCCGATTACGAGCAGTCGGAGCCGGCCACTTACATTAACGCACCCCTTGTAGGAGCACTAGCCTATCTTGCTCACTCGTTTGGCCAACTCTAA